The segment TAAGAGCGGACTGATTAAACTTTTATGTTCGAGGACTGCCACAAAAAGTAcacaatttataataaatattttacaaattctAAGAAACCGATATCCACGTTTACTTCCTTCTACAATTCCTAAATTAAGTTTTAAATagaatttaaatacaatttgaccgtgtctatgaaaacatagtgtcggtcaaatcatttgtcgatgaaaacatagtgtcggtcaaattatTTGTCAACGATTTCAcaatgtcgatgaaaacatagtgccGACAAAATTTACTGTCGATCAaaacagtgtcggtcaaatgagttgtcgacgaacccatggtAACCCGAAATATACATGTTTTAACATATTTACTTTTTGTAAGTCCAATGCAAATGTACTAATATTTATTAGTGTACATAATACGCCATGACACAAAACTTGATAAAGGTACACTAGCTAGGTTGGTCATTTTCTGGAAGTTCCACAACCTTTAAACACGCATCTGCCATTTCAACAAATATTGGCTCAGTCATGGCTAAAGCAATAGCCTTTGTAGGATTTTCGTCGACCAGAATCGCACGCATAATATCGCGTACATGTGGATTTCTTAAAACATCTTTTATGCCTTCACTATAACGTAACTGTTCTAATTTTTCAATAGGTACAGTATCTTCTGTAGGGAAGTCATACTTTTTGCCTTTTGCTTTCTGACCGCTAGTAGGCTTGTTTTGCTGATGTCTCGGTTGACAATTGCTAGCTTTGTGTACTTTATAGCAGGCTGCAGAGCAACTAACAGGAACAAAGTAAAAGAGATTATAAACATTTTTGTACATTGGTTAACtaagattattaaaatataatttattatttaataaatatataactaTGCTGTGAATCAAAAGAATCAATATATTGCTAATAGGATAAAAATCAATCAAATTTCTATTATACTCCATTAATACAAAGAGAATAAtcaaatatttgaattaaaattttcattgcagTACTAAATACATAGAATGTTATAATCAACATTatctttataaaattaaattaaacaattGGAATGCTTTTTATACAGAGAAAAGTACTGTAACCAGTTTCTAAATGGATCTGATAAacgtaatattttataataactgtatataataatatttttaaatgttataCCTATTTATGTACGAAATGTGTTTATGTACAGAATAAAATAAGACGTATTTAAAAGTACAATATGAAAACCTTTAAATAGAAAGGTTTTAGGAAGAAAGAAAGACTTAGAAGATCAGAAAGGAAGATAGAAAGGACGATATTAGTATCGTCATATTAACAGATATAAATAACATAACAATATACTAACGTTTGTATAACCTCTATTATAGTCACTATAACCTCTAAATATATACTTACTATGGTACTTTACACGTAGGGCATTTGTATGAACATGTTGTTCCTTCGCAGACACAACAAACTTTTTCCATATTGGTtaaaaaactataataatttattaaaaaacctAATTATTTCATGAACAATTTGATTATATTTCTGCACTCGCTCATATTTGTGTACACATGACAACGCATGCAACGACAACAGTTCAGTTGAGTTCAGTTGAGTTGAGTTACTCAACTTGAGTATACGTCATCAGTCAGTAAAGTCAGTATCCAAGTATCCATCAGTATCCTCTctggtaaataataaatagtgaTGTATTAGAGTGGAAAAAAGAATCTTACTTACGTGATCAAATATCCTGAATATTGCAGTTATTATAAAGATGTTCTACAATAATTGTAAGAAATGTTACTATCATTTACAGTCCCTTATTTTATCTTGTATACGCACATATGCATAAGCATTATAATACTTTGAAATATTATATACAAGACAAATGTTACAAttgttgtaattattattaaatatatttacattgTATACACATTGTTTCATGGTAGATAATTCACAAGTAATTCATTATTgtcaaatttttcaacttttacaTTTGTAAACGTACCGGACACGTATACGTGTACCGAACATGTGTTGCATCATTAATTATTGTACAATGTACATCCTCACCAGAAAACGGTTGTCTGCTATTTAATGCAAAATCCACATTAATAATTCCTGCATTTTTGTACTCaatacatatttgtataatgCGCCTGAAATAGTTCAGTATGCAGAGAGGTTCAGATTGAATTTACAAAACTGAACTGAAGTATCTGTTGTGGGCAATTTCATGTAACTGTTTTGAGTTTACTGAAAGCTTCATATATGGGCAACGGAACTTTGAAGTTTTGACGTTATTGTCGTAAAATATCGTCATGTTATTAACAAGGTACTATAGAAATTATTTCTAATGATATTATGATAAGAATCCTTGTCGAAACGATTTTATTCTAACCGTTTGTTTTCACATATATGCCTGCAACGAATTTATAGCATAACCTTCAATTCTCGAGATTCTTTCCAAACATAATCCTAGTATATCAAAACatgcattttttatttctttacaGAACAAATATGCAATAATCATTACAATTCATTTAAACATGTATTGTAATCAATTGTATACACTGCCAAGTTTGCAGGCCTAGTAACACTTATTAACTGTCCACTGAATCATGGCTCTACGTCGAAAGAAAAACTTGAAACTGCAAGTCTCTGAAGGGACTCCTATGCCCGTGTATGTATTGTTATTCGAATATTGAACTATTCATCTATTGATAATGctctttttcatattataacatTTATACTAGTCTTTCATAGTCCTACATTAAGATTCTAgcttaaattttattttgtctatTGTGTATTTCAATGATCAATGATACAATTGGTAATAACGttataataatacataaatacAATGTTAATATAAAGTACAAGTGCTACATAGAATGAAAGTATATGGAAACATTTAGCCTTCAAAGAGATAATa is part of the Lasioglossum baleicum chromosome 6, iyLasBale1, whole genome shotgun sequence genome and harbors:
- the LOC143209924 gene encoding zinc finger HIT domain-containing protein 3, yielding MEKVCCVCEGTTCSYKCPTCKVPYCSAACYKVHKASNCQPRHQQNKPTSGQKAKGKKYDFPTEDTVPIEKLEQLRYSEGIKDVLRNPHVRDIMRAILVDENPTKAIALAMTEPIFVEMADACLKVVELPENDQPS